In Nocardia sputorum, a single genomic region encodes these proteins:
- a CDS encoding sugar ABC transporter substrate-binding protein: MSSRRQRGVTAGWRLLPWIATAAMLAACSGPGADAPAPSQTPIAAGTVESVAVVTHGSPGDAFWNVVKNGAEAAGKDLGIRVAYNASGDPGQQAKLIDNAVAQGVDGLVVSMANPEALRPSVEKAVAAGIPVVTINSGESESAKFGAFVHVGQSESLAGQAAGKRLAEARRTKMLCVVHEAGNIAANERCGGATKAFGDATTLQVDINNPTDAQSRIKGALEADRSIDAVLTLNSQVAARAVDAVREAASGATVATFDLNSDVVEAIRAGKLLFAVDQQQYEQGYLPIVLLQLYRTNLNTVGGGAPVQTGPGFVDKSNVEAVAALVAQGTR, from the coding sequence ATGTCTTCGAGACGACAGCGCGGCGTGACCGCCGGATGGCGCCTGCTGCCGTGGATCGCCACGGCCGCAATGCTGGCCGCGTGCAGTGGCCCCGGCGCTGACGCGCCCGCACCCTCGCAGACGCCGATCGCCGCCGGGACGGTGGAATCCGTCGCGGTGGTGACCCACGGCAGTCCCGGCGACGCGTTCTGGAACGTCGTCAAGAACGGCGCGGAGGCCGCGGGCAAGGATCTCGGAATCCGGGTGGCGTACAACGCCTCCGGTGATCCGGGCCAGCAGGCGAAGCTGATCGACAACGCGGTGGCGCAGGGCGTCGACGGGCTCGTCGTCTCGATGGCCAATCCCGAGGCGCTGCGGCCGTCCGTGGAAAAGGCTGTCGCCGCGGGCATTCCGGTGGTGACCATCAATTCGGGGGAGTCCGAGAGCGCGAAGTTCGGCGCGTTCGTTCATGTGGGCCAGAGCGAATCGCTGGCCGGACAGGCCGCGGGCAAGCGGCTCGCCGAGGCCCGGCGCACGAAGATGCTGTGCGTCGTCCACGAGGCGGGCAATATCGCCGCGAACGAGCGCTGCGGTGGCGCGACCAAGGCGTTCGGCGACGCGACCACGCTGCAGGTGGACATCAACAATCCCACCGACGCGCAATCGAGGATCAAAGGCGCGCTGGAAGCCGACCGATCCATCGACGCGGTGCTGACGTTGAACTCGCAGGTCGCCGCGCGGGCCGTGGACGCGGTCCGGGAGGCGGCGTCCGGTGCGACCGTCGCGACCTTCGATCTGAATTCCGATGTGGTGGAAGCGATCCGCGCCGGAAAGCTGCTGTTCGCGGTCGATCAGCAACAGTACGAGCAGGGCTATCTGCCGATCGTGCTGCTGCAGCTGTACCGGACGAACCTGAACACCGTCGGAGGCGGCGCGCCGGTGCAGACCGGCCCCGGCTTCGTCGACAAGAGCAATGTGGAAGCCGTCGCCGCGCTCGTCGCGCAGGGCACGCGCTGA
- a CDS encoding ABC transporter permease — translation MTVATKTSDPAQDRPGLSPLQRLAVRPEIGAALGALLVFVFFSLVTDRFLSPLGVATWLDDASTLGIMAVAVALLMIGGEFDLSAGVMTASTALVTALLAVHAGWNVWFALLASLVFALAVGAFNGWVVMRTGLPSFIVTLGTFLALQGLNLGVTRLVTDTVQVSGVRSANGYQSAGWVFASTLDLGEAHLQASVVWWIVLTAIAATILVRTRFGNWIFAVGGALPSARAVGVPADRTKILLFMGTAFAAWVVGSCDILRFASVQANQGVGLELHYIIAAVVGGCLLTGGFGSAVGAAIGALIFGMARQGIVFARWDSDWFMLFLGVLLLAAVLVNNRFQKRAERVRR, via the coding sequence ATGACCGTTGCCACGAAGACATCCGACCCGGCGCAGGACCGGCCGGGCCTCTCGCCGCTGCAACGCCTGGCCGTGCGGCCGGAGATCGGCGCGGCGCTGGGGGCACTGCTGGTGTTCGTGTTCTTCTCGCTCGTCACCGACCGGTTCCTGAGCCCCCTCGGCGTCGCGACCTGGCTGGACGATGCCTCCACGCTGGGCATCATGGCGGTGGCCGTGGCGCTGCTGATGATCGGCGGTGAGTTCGATCTGTCGGCGGGCGTGATGACGGCCTCCACGGCGCTGGTCACCGCCTTGCTCGCGGTGCACGCCGGGTGGAACGTGTGGTTCGCGCTGCTCGCCTCGCTCGTGTTCGCGCTGGCCGTCGGCGCGTTCAACGGCTGGGTGGTGATGCGCACCGGCCTGCCGAGCTTCATCGTCACGCTGGGCACCTTCCTCGCGCTGCAAGGACTGAACCTCGGCGTGACGCGGCTGGTCACCGACACGGTGCAGGTGTCGGGCGTGCGGAGCGCGAACGGCTACCAATCGGCGGGCTGGGTTTTCGCGTCGACCCTGGACCTCGGCGAGGCGCACCTGCAAGCCTCGGTGGTCTGGTGGATCGTGCTGACCGCGATCGCCGCGACGATTCTGGTGCGCACCCGGTTCGGCAACTGGATCTTCGCCGTCGGCGGTGCGCTGCCGAGCGCCCGCGCGGTCGGCGTGCCCGCCGACCGCACCAAGATCCTGCTGTTCATGGGTACCGCGTTCGCGGCCTGGGTGGTGGGTTCCTGCGACATCCTGCGGTTCGCCAGCGTGCAGGCCAACCAGGGCGTCGGGCTCGAACTGCACTACATCATCGCCGCCGTGGTGGGCGGCTGCCTGCTCACCGGCGGCTTCGGCTCGGCGGTCGGCGCCGCGATCGGGGCGCTCATCTTCGGCATGGCGCGCCAGGGCATCGTGTTCGCCCGCTGGGACAGCGACTGGTTCATGCTGTTCCTCGGCGTGCTGCTGCTGGCGGCGGTCCTGGTCAACAACAGATTCCAGAAACGAGCCGAAAGGGTGCGCCGATGA